The following proteins come from a genomic window of Malus domestica chromosome 02, GDT2T_hap1:
- the LOC114822902 gene encoding probable methyltransferase TCM_000336, producing MDVENVFHMTGGVGLTSYARNSSLQKKASDMVKNITLEAIQELYLTTTPKSLGIADLGCSSGPNTLSIIKEIIEAVEGVCRRTFQPSQEFRVYLNDLPSNDFNSIFKALPDFSKDLNKERNNGKSPSIYIGAYPGSFYGRLFPNNSLHFVYSSYSLHWLSRVPPELYCKEGKSINKGSVYVSESSPVGVSQAYLKQFQEDFTLFLKSRSEELVAGGRMVLILLGRSGPDHVDRGNCFFWQLLSQSIAILVSKGDVEEERLDSYDVHFYAPSREEIEDEVRKEGSFELERFEMFGLDQRHGKNNESYGTRVAMTVRAIQESMIGQHFGEGILDSLFENFGRLVDEETAKEDIKPITFGVVLKKL from the exons ATGGATGTAGAGAATGTCTTCCATATGACTGGAGGAGTTGGCCTTACTAGCTATGCCAGAAATTCTTCACTCCAG AAGAAGGCATCTGATATGGTAAAGAACATAACTTTAGAGGCAATACAAGAACTTTACCTCACCACAACTCCAAAGAGCTTAGGCATAGCTGATTTGGGCTGTTCATCTGGACCCAACACCTTATCAATCATCAAAGAAATCATTGAAGCAGTTGAAGGTGTTTGTAGAAGAACATTCCAACCATCACAAGAGTTCAGAGTTTACCTCAATGACCTTCCCTCCAATGACTTCAACTCAATCTTCAAGGCTTTGCCAGACTTCTCCAAAGATCtcaacaaagaaagaaacaatGGGAAATCTCCCTCTATTTATATAGGAGCCTATCCTGGCTCATTTTATGGCAGACTTTTCCCCAACAATTCCTTACACTTTGTCTACTCATCCTACAGTTTGCACTGGCTATCTAGG GTTCCTCCAGAGCTTTACTGCAAAGAGGGGAAATCTATAAACAAAGGAAGTGTTTACGTTTCTGAATCAAGCCCTGTTGGAGTTTCTCAAGCTTACCTGAAGCAATTTCAAGAGGACTTCACTTTGTTCCTTAAGTCAAGGTCCGAGGAGCTGGTTGCAGGAGGAAGAATGGTGCTGATCTTGTTGGGAAGGAGTGGCCCAGATCATGTCGACAGAGGCAACTGTTTCTTCTGGCAGCTTCTGTCTCAGTCCATTGCCATTTTGGTTTCCAAG GGAGATGTTGAAGAGGAAAGGCTTGACTCATATGATGTGCATTTCTACGCTCCATCCAGAGAAGAAATAGAAGATGAAGTGAGGAAGGAAGGTTCTTTTGAATTGGAGAGGTTTGAGATGTTTGGACTGGATCAAAGGCATGGCAAGAACAATGAGAGCTATGGAACAAGAGTTGCAATGACTGTGAGGGCTATTCAAGAATCCATGATTGGGCAGCATTTTGGAGAAGGAATCTTGGAcagtttgtttgaaaattttgggaGATTGGTGGATGAGGAAACTGCTAAAGAAGACATTAAGCCCATCACTTTTGGGGTTGTACTTAAGAAATTATGA